In one Desulfoferula mesophila genomic region, the following are encoded:
- a CDS encoding pyridoxamine 5'-phosphate oxidase family protein, with protein MAEFDADFVNTINLPGRIGVLATADADGKPNAAYFGSPRLNEDGQLVMGMMENHSLANLEANPYAVFFTVKEAPVGFNTPGWRLYLECKQIDREGELLAQVKQAIASAVGEDAAAGIKAGVLFEVTRVRPLVDMSKG; from the coding sequence ATGGCCGAATTTGATGCGGACTTTGTAAACACCATAAACCTTCCCGGCCGGATCGGCGTTTTGGCCACGGCCGATGCCGATGGCAAGCCCAACGCCGCCTATTTCGGCAGCCCCCGCCTGAACGAGGACGGCCAGCTGGTCATGGGCATGATGGAAAACCACTCCCTGGCCAACCTGGAGGCCAACCCCTACGCGGTGTTCTTCACCGTCAAGGAGGCTCCGGTGGGCTTCAACACCCCCGGCTGGCGGCTGTACCTGGAGTGCAAGCAGATCGACCGCGAAGGCGAGCTGCTGGCCCAGGTGAAACAAGCCATCGCCTCCGCCGTGGGCGAGGATGCCGCCGCGGGCATCAAGGCCGGGGTGCTCTTCGAGGTGACTCGGGTGCGGCCTTTGGTGGACATGAGCAAAGGCTAA
- a CDS encoding RNA methyltransferase: protein MAPRTSIDLSALVVVLVRPRFPENIGSAARVVANMGLGALRVVEPERAWDEPMNRLASTCGRQVLQDMETYASLSEALADTVGAAATTARTGYKRGELLSPRRAAPELLRWARGGRVALVFGPEDRGLTTAQLDRCQLSVCIPTDQASSLNLAQAVMVMAYEMRVAALERETTPAAGPTPASHGEMMGLHRHLMDGLVAIGTLLADNPEHFYRPIKNVIERGRPSSREVRAMRGIARQMLWLAGQLPDRPPKKK, encoded by the coding sequence ATGGCGCCACGTACTAGCATAGACCTTTCCGCCCTGGTGGTGGTTCTGGTGCGCCCCCGCTTCCCGGAAAACATCGGCTCCGCCGCCCGGGTGGTGGCCAACATGGGCCTGGGAGCCCTCCGGGTGGTGGAGCCGGAACGGGCCTGGGACGAGCCCATGAACCGCCTGGCCAGCACCTGCGGCCGCCAGGTGCTCCAGGACATGGAGACCTACGCCAGCCTGTCCGAGGCCCTGGCCGACACCGTGGGCGCGGCGGCCACCACCGCCCGCACCGGCTACAAGCGCGGCGAGCTCCTGAGCCCTCGCCGGGCCGCCCCGGAGCTCTTGCGCTGGGCCCGGGGGGGCCGGGTGGCCCTGGTGTTCGGGCCCGAGGACCGGGGACTGACCACCGCCCAACTGGACCGCTGCCAGCTCAGCGTGTGCATCCCCACCGACCAGGCCTCCAGCCTCAACCTGGCCCAGGCGGTGATGGTCATGGCCTACGAGATGCGCGTGGCCGCCCTGGAGCGGGAGACCACCCCGGCCGCCGGGCCCACTCCGGCCAGCCACGGCGAGATGATGGGCCTGCACCGCCACCTCATGGACGGCTTGGTGGCCATCGGCACCCTCCTGGCCGACAACCCCGAGCACTTCTACCGCCCCATCAAGAACGTCATCGAGCGGGGCCGCCCCAGCTCCCGCGAGGTGCGGGCCATGCGGGGCATCGCCCGCCAGATGCTCTGGCTGGCCGGGCAGCTTCCCGACCGACCGCCAAAGAAAAAGTAG
- a CDS encoding DUF6544 family protein, giving the protein MFYILAIIIGLALLAAGLGWWGGRRTYRQFNESQTTLERVAQGIAWQPESLAALPEPVARYLGQALPQAGGPLRLARAKMSGSIRLNPNGPWQKWTGRQVWCLRPPAFMWSARMSAKPLLPMYVRDGLIKGQGGLLVRLWGWLTLARATASPELDLGSLQRWLAEAPMFPPALLPGPELTWRGEGEAAATAILNDQAGRVEARFSFDERGLPATCRVEQRPRQQPDGSFAPTPWLARYDGWRKQGGMLLPTQCEAVWLMEGEEFCYLRLNIGQADFF; this is encoded by the coding sequence GTGTTCTACATCTTGGCGATAATCATAGGTCTGGCCCTGCTGGCCGCCGGGCTGGGCTGGTGGGGGGGCCGGCGCACTTACCGCCAATTCAACGAGTCCCAGACCACCCTGGAGCGGGTGGCCCAGGGCATCGCCTGGCAACCCGAGAGCCTGGCGGCCCTGCCCGAGCCCGTGGCCCGCTACCTGGGCCAGGCCCTGCCCCAGGCGGGCGGCCCGCTGCGCCTGGCCCGAGCCAAAATGAGCGGCAGCATCCGGCTCAACCCCAACGGCCCCTGGCAAAAGTGGACCGGCCGCCAGGTGTGGTGCCTGCGGCCCCCGGCCTTCATGTGGTCGGCCCGCATGAGCGCCAAGCCGCTGTTGCCGATGTACGTGCGCGACGGCCTGATCAAGGGCCAGGGGGGCCTCTTGGTGCGCCTGTGGGGCTGGCTGACCCTGGCCCGGGCCACCGCCTCTCCCGAGCTCGACCTGGGCTCGCTGCAACGCTGGCTGGCCGAGGCGCCCATGTTCCCCCCGGCCCTGCTGCCCGGACCGGAGCTGACCTGGCGCGGCGAGGGGGAGGCGGCGGCCACGGCCATCCTGAACGACCAGGCGGGCCGGGTGGAGGCCCGCTTCAGCTTTGACGAGCGGGGCCTGCCCGCCACCTGCCGGGTGGAGCAACGCCCCCGCCAACAACCGGACGGCTCCTTTGCCCCCACCCCCTGGCTGGCCCGCTACGACGGCTGGCGCAAGCAGGGCGGCATGCTCTTGCCCACCCAGTGCGAGGCGGTGTGGCTCATGGAGGGCGAGGAGTTCTGCTACCTGCGCCTGAACATCGGACAGGCGGATTTCTTCTAG
- a CDS encoding L-2-amino-thiazoline-4-carboxylic acid hydrolase: MRIAELKNFGVALSDMSLAIPKEQSRAIEAAGKKIIQQRLGFFKMLRFLLLCAVRTRKMSRQDLSDALPPEMNNQGFIASQIEFAAMYAALATIAGPDQAVEILDEIMAQVAEIAYPAIFPSPADFNRCDDPWEAWKAYFVAMAQADQKAGAHVYHVVENTDQAFQMNCSFCAWYAIPQALGVGRACLPSCHADDIYFPQACAEIGVAFKRSQTLARGGECCDFRFERLGAA; encoded by the coding sequence ATGCGGATAGCTGAGCTTAAAAACTTCGGCGTGGCCCTGAGCGACATGAGCCTGGCCATTCCCAAGGAGCAAAGCCGCGCCATCGAGGCGGCGGGCAAGAAGATAATCCAACAGCGCCTGGGCTTTTTCAAGATGCTGCGCTTTTTGCTGCTCTGCGCCGTGCGGACCAGAAAGATGTCGCGCCAAGACCTGAGCGACGCCCTGCCTCCGGAGATGAACAACCAGGGATTCATCGCGTCGCAAATCGAGTTCGCGGCCATGTACGCCGCCCTGGCCACTATCGCGGGCCCGGACCAGGCCGTTGAAATCCTTGATGAGATCATGGCCCAGGTGGCCGAAATCGCCTATCCGGCCATCTTCCCCTCGCCCGCGGACTTCAACCGCTGCGACGATCCCTGGGAGGCCTGGAAGGCCTACTTCGTGGCCATGGCCCAGGCCGACCAGAAGGCCGGGGCGCACGTCTACCACGTGGTGGAAAACACCGACCAGGCCTTTCAGATGAACTGCTCCTTTTGCGCCTGGTACGCCATACCCCAGGCCCTGGGGGTGGGGCGGGCCTGCCTGCCCAGTTGCCATGCCGACGACATCTACTTTCCCCAGGCCTGCGCCGAGATAGGGGTGGCCTTCAAGCGCAGCCAAACCCTGGCCCGGGGCGGGGAGTGCTGCGATTTCCGCTTCGAGCGCCTGGGGGCCGCCTAG
- the typA gene encoding translational GTPase TypA, translating into MSKNRSTREDLRNLAIVAHVDHGKTTLVDAMLWQSGVFRDNEQVAERVMDSMDLEREKGITIMAKNTVVTYQGVKLNIVDTPGHADFGGEVERTLNMVDGVMLLVDASEGPLPQTRFVLSKSLEKGLPLIAVINKIDRPDRRIAEVENELYDLLIDLGADDEQLEFPILYTNAKAGIALSSPEGQGNDLKLLFEAILEHIPAPTYDPEAPLQFLVTNLDYSDYVGRIAVGKVVSGSLTAGEEITLLKKGEDAGNFGLTQVYTYQGLQRLSVDEVTAGDIAAVAGVEEAFIGDTLADPADPRALPAIHVEEPTMSMDFSINTSPLAGREGKMVNTRQIKARLEKETLYNVSIRVEPGQTSDSFKVSARGELQLAVLVETMRREGFELSLSKPQIITKQVNGVTSEPLELAVVDVPDEYVGVVTEKLSARRGKMTRMLNNGKGRVRLEFEIPTRGLIGYRSQFLTDTRGTGILTTLVIGYTPYAGEIAGRSNGSLVSDRMGKAVAYAIFHLQPRGSIFVDPGDPSYPGLIVGQNSRPVDIAVNITKEKKLTNIRASASDEALRLVPPRRFTLEQAMEYINEDELVEVTPKSVRLRKKGELKLGGARKNL; encoded by the coding sequence ATGAGCAAGAATCGAAGCACGCGCGAGGACCTGCGCAACCTGGCCATCGTGGCCCACGTTGACCACGGCAAGACCACCCTGGTGGACGCCATGCTCTGGCAGAGCGGGGTGTTCCGCGACAACGAGCAGGTGGCCGAGCGGGTCATGGACTCCATGGACCTGGAACGCGAAAAGGGCATCACCATCATGGCCAAGAACACGGTGGTGACCTACCAGGGGGTGAAGCTCAACATCGTGGACACCCCCGGCCACGCCGACTTCGGCGGCGAGGTGGAGCGCACCCTGAACATGGTGGACGGGGTGATGCTGTTGGTGGACGCCTCGGAGGGCCCGTTGCCCCAGACCCGCTTCGTGCTTTCCAAGTCCCTGGAAAAGGGCCTGCCGCTGATCGCGGTGATCAACAAGATCGACCGCCCGGACCGGCGCATCGCCGAGGTGGAGAACGAGCTTTACGACCTGCTCATAGACCTGGGGGCCGACGACGAGCAGTTGGAGTTCCCCATCCTCTACACCAACGCCAAGGCGGGCATCGCCCTGAGCAGCCCCGAGGGCCAAGGCAACGACCTCAAGCTGTTGTTCGAGGCCATTCTGGAGCACATCCCCGCCCCCACCTACGACCCCGAGGCGCCCCTGCAGTTCCTGGTGACCAACCTGGACTACTCCGACTACGTGGGGCGCATCGCCGTGGGCAAGGTGGTTTCGGGCAGCCTCACCGCCGGGGAGGAGATCACCCTGCTCAAAAAGGGCGAGGACGCGGGCAACTTCGGCCTGACCCAGGTCTACACCTACCAGGGCCTGCAACGGCTTTCGGTGGATGAGGTAACCGCCGGGGATATCGCGGCGGTGGCCGGCGTGGAGGAGGCCTTTATCGGCGACACCCTGGCCGACCCCGCCGACCCGCGCGCCCTGCCGGCCATCCACGTGGAGGAGCCCACCATGTCCATGGACTTCTCCATCAACACCTCGCCCCTGGCCGGGCGCGAGGGCAAGATGGTCAACACCCGCCAGATCAAGGCCCGCCTGGAAAAAGAGACCCTGTACAACGTCTCCATCCGGGTGGAGCCGGGGCAGACCAGCGACTCCTTCAAGGTGAGCGCCCGGGGCGAGTTGCAACTGGCGGTGCTGGTGGAGACCATGCGCCGGGAGGGCTTCGAGCTGTCGTTGTCCAAGCCCCAGATCATCACCAAACAGGTGAACGGGGTGACCAGCGAGCCCCTGGAGCTGGCCGTGGTGGACGTGCCCGACGAGTACGTGGGGGTGGTCACCGAGAAGCTCTCGGCCCGGCGGGGCAAGATGACCCGCATGCTCAACAACGGCAAGGGCCGGGTGCGCCTGGAGTTCGAGATCCCCACCCGGGGGCTCATCGGCTACCGCAGCCAGTTCCTCACCGACACCCGGGGCACCGGCATCCTCACCACCCTGGTGATCGGCTACACCCCCTACGCCGGGGAGATCGCCGGGCGCAGCAACGGCTCCCTGGTCAGCGACCGCATGGGCAAGGCGGTGGCCTACGCCATCTTCCATTTGCAGCCCCGGGGCTCCATCTTCGTGGACCCCGGCGATCCCTCCTACCCCGGGCTGATCGTGGGCCAGAACTCGCGGCCGGTGGACATCGCGGTGAACATCACCAAGGAGAAGAAGCTCACCAACATCCGGGCCTCGGCCAGCGACGAGGCGCTGCGCCTGGTGCCGCCCCGGCGCTTCACCCTGGAGCAGGCCATGGAGTACATCAACGAGGACGAGTTGGTGGAGGTGACCCCCAAGTCAGTTCGCCTGCGCAAGAAGGGCGAGCTCAAACTGGGCGGGGCCAGGAAGAATTTGTAG
- the clpB gene encoding ATP-dependent chaperone ClpB, with product MRFDKFTLKSQEILQGAMALADKRGNPQIEPVHLLAVLLEVSEEIARPVLGKLGVNVNALLAETTKALEKLPQASGATAQAHLSAEATQVLNQAQDIAEKMRDEYVSVEHVLVALTDSDTPAGKILKGQGVSTDAILSVLKEIRGSQTVTDQNPEDKYEALKRFARDLTELAAKGKLDPVIGRDEEIRRVIQILSRRTKNNPVLIGEPGVGKTAIVEGLASRIVAGDVPEGLKDKKIVSLDMGSLIAGAKYRGEFEDRLKAVLKAVEEAAGTIILFIDEMHTLVGAGKAEGAMDAGNMLKPALARGELRCVGATTIKEYRQNIEKDAALERRFAPVQVGEPSVEDTIAILRGLKEKYEVHHGVRIKDSALVAAATLSDRYITDRFLPDKAIDLIDEAASKLRIDIDSLPEELDVLERRITQLTVEVEALKKETDDGSKRRLENVRKELADLKEERDGLRAQWQADKDVIEGVRAAKEKIDQLNAEMARAERGGDYNRVAEIRYGQLPEQEKELSDRQASLEEKGAMVKEEVDSEDVAEVVSRWTNIPVAKLVEGEREKLLQMEERIAQRVIGQTEAVVAVANAVRRSRSGLQDPNRPIGSFIFMGPTGVGKTELARALAEFLFDDEQAMVRLDMSEFMEKHAVSRLIGAPPGYVGYEEGGYLTEAVRRRPYSVVLFDEIEKAHPDVFNALLQILDDGRLTDGQGRTVDFTNALIIMTSNIGSQFIQDLSGEGQREQMEEAVMAALRSQFKPEFLNRVDNVVIFHALTLEQIKAIVGIQAKRINKLLTQRGIALEISDAAQGHLAQVGFDPVYGARPLKRALQTQVMDPLAVKLLDGTFADGDTIVADVENDKIVFSKK from the coding sequence ATGCGTTTCGATAAATTCACTTTGAAGAGCCAGGAAATCCTCCAGGGGGCCATGGCCCTGGCCGACAAGCGGGGCAACCCCCAGATCGAGCCGGTGCATCTGTTGGCCGTGCTCCTGGAGGTCAGCGAGGAGATCGCCCGGCCGGTGCTGGGCAAGCTGGGGGTCAACGTCAACGCCCTGTTGGCCGAGACCACCAAGGCGCTGGAAAAGCTGCCCCAGGCCAGCGGGGCCACGGCCCAGGCCCACCTGTCGGCCGAGGCCACCCAGGTGCTCAACCAGGCCCAGGACATCGCCGAGAAGATGCGCGACGAGTACGTCTCGGTTGAACACGTATTGGTGGCCCTCACCGACTCGGACACCCCGGCGGGCAAGATTCTCAAGGGCCAGGGTGTAAGCACCGACGCCATCCTCAGCGTGCTCAAGGAGATCCGCGGCTCCCAGACCGTGACCGACCAGAACCCCGAGGACAAATACGAGGCGCTCAAGCGCTTCGCCCGCGACCTCACCGAGCTGGCCGCCAAGGGCAAGCTGGACCCGGTGATCGGGCGCGACGAGGAGATTCGCCGGGTTATCCAGATACTCAGCCGCCGCACCAAGAACAACCCGGTGCTCATAGGCGAGCCCGGCGTGGGCAAGACCGCCATCGTGGAGGGCCTGGCCTCGCGCATCGTGGCCGGCGACGTGCCCGAGGGGCTCAAGGACAAGAAGATCGTCAGCTTGGACATGGGCTCCCTGATTGCCGGGGCCAAGTATCGCGGCGAGTTCGAGGACCGGCTCAAGGCCGTGCTCAAGGCCGTGGAAGAGGCGGCCGGGACCATCATCCTGTTCATCGACGAGATGCACACCCTGGTGGGCGCGGGCAAGGCCGAGGGGGCCATGGACGCGGGCAACATGCTCAAGCCGGCCCTGGCCCGGGGCGAGCTCAGGTGCGTGGGCGCCACCACCATCAAGGAATACCGCCAGAACATCGAGAAGGACGCCGCCTTGGAGCGGCGCTTCGCCCCGGTGCAGGTGGGCGAGCCCAGCGTGGAGGACACCATCGCCATCCTGCGCGGGCTCAAGGAAAAGTACGAGGTGCACCACGGGGTGCGCATCAAGGACAGCGCCCTGGTGGCCGCCGCCACCCTGAGCGACCGCTACATCACCGACCGCTTTTTGCCGGACAAGGCCATCGACCTCATCGACGAGGCGGCCAGCAAGCTGAGGATCGACATCGACTCCCTGCCCGAGGAGCTGGACGTCCTGGAGCGGCGCATCACCCAGCTCACCGTGGAGGTGGAGGCGCTCAAGAAGGAGACCGACGACGGCTCCAAGCGCCGCCTGGAAAACGTGCGCAAGGAACTGGCCGACCTCAAGGAGGAGCGCGACGGGCTCCGGGCCCAGTGGCAGGCCGACAAGGACGTCATCGAGGGCGTGCGCGCGGCCAAGGAAAAGATCGACCAGCTGAACGCCGAGATGGCCCGGGCCGAGCGGGGCGGCGACTACAACCGGGTGGCCGAGATCCGCTACGGCCAGCTGCCCGAGCAGGAAAAGGAGCTCAGTGACCGCCAGGCGAGCCTGGAGGAAAAGGGCGCCATGGTCAAGGAGGAGGTGGACAGCGAGGACGTGGCCGAGGTGGTCAGCCGCTGGACCAACATCCCCGTGGCCAAGCTGGTGGAGGGCGAGCGCGAGAAGCTGTTGCAGATGGAGGAGCGCATCGCCCAGCGGGTGATCGGCCAGACCGAGGCGGTGGTGGCCGTGGCCAACGCGGTGCGCCGCTCCCGCTCGGGCCTGCAAGACCCCAACCGCCCCATCGGCAGCTTCATCTTCATGGGCCCCACCGGCGTGGGCAAGACCGAGCTGGCCCGGGCCCTGGCCGAGTTCCTGTTCGACGACGAGCAGGCCATGGTGCGCCTGGACATGAGCGAGTTCATGGAAAAGCACGCCGTGAGCCGCCTCATCGGCGCGCCTCCGGGCTACGTGGGCTATGAGGAGGGCGGCTACCTCACCGAGGCGGTGCGCCGCCGCCCCTACAGCGTGGTGCTCTTCGACGAGATCGAGAAGGCCCACCCCGACGTGTTCAACGCCTTGCTCCAGATTCTGGACGATGGGCGGCTCACCGACGGCCAGGGCCGCACGGTGGACTTCACCAACGCGCTGATCATCATGACCAGCAACATCGGCTCGCAGTTCATCCAGGACCTGAGCGGCGAGGGCCAGCGCGAGCAGATGGAAGAGGCGGTGATGGCCGCCCTGCGCTCCCAGTTCAAGCCCGAGTTCCTCAACCGGGTGGACAACGTGGTGATCTTCCACGCGCTCACCCTGGAGCAGATCAAGGCCATCGTGGGCATCCAGGCCAAGCGCATCAACAAGCTCTTGACCCAGCGGGGCATCGCCCTGGAGATCAGCGACGCGGCCCAGGGCCATCTGGCCCAGGTGGGCTTCGACCCGGTCTACGGCGCCCGGCCGCTCAAGCGGGCCCTGCAGACCCAGGTCATGGACCCGCTGGCCGTGAAGCTGTTGGACGGCACCTTCGCCGACGGCGACACCATCGTTGCCGACGTGGAGAACGACAAGATCGTGTTCAGCAAGAAGTAG
- a CDS encoding metal-sensitive transcriptional regulator produces MALCGDDHAKLIARINRIEGQVRGLRKMVEEDRDCLQVLKQVAAAGGALRSLGALILEDHLRGCVATAIKTRDHENEAIGQVVDIFNKFSK; encoded by the coding sequence ATGGCGCTTTGCGGCGACGACCACGCCAAGCTGATCGCCCGGATCAACCGGATCGAGGGCCAGGTGCGTGGGCTCAGGAAGATGGTGGAGGAGGACCGGGACTGCCTGCAGGTGCTCAAACAGGTGGCCGCCGCGGGCGGGGCCCTGCGTTCCCTGGGCGCGCTGATCCTGGAGGACCACCTCCGGGGATGCGTGGCCACGGCCATAAAGACCCGGGACCACGAGAACGAGGCCATCGGGCAGGTGGTGGACATCTTCAACAAGTTCAGCAAGTAG
- a CDS encoding carboxypeptidase-like regulatory domain-containing protein: MSRLRLLLPLCLLLTFCLAGSALAQNDSGVITGTVTDRYGEPLKKASVRASNLDDGLVVESLTGERGVFELNQMSPGTYEVQISLGPMGIRKRQIKLAPGQKVRVDFVFRVDEPRGVDPNYRPSPPSMIN; encoded by the coding sequence GTGTCCCGTCTGCGTCTGCTGCTTCCCTTATGCCTGCTTTTGACGTTCTGCCTCGCCGGTTCGGCCCTGGCCCAAAACGACTCCGGGGTGATAACCGGCACGGTGACCGACCGCTACGGCGAGCCCCTGAAAAAGGCGTCGGTGCGGGCCTCCAACCTGGACGACGGCTTGGTGGTGGAATCGCTCACCGGCGAAAGGGGCGTCTTTGAACTCAACCAGATGAGCCCCGGCACCTATGAGGTGCAAATCAGCCTGGGCCCCATGGGCATTCGCAAGCGCCAGATCAAGCTGGCCCCCGGCCAGAAGGTCAGGGTGGACTTTGTCTTCAGGGTGGACGAGCCTCGGGGCGTGGACCCCAACTACCGGCCCTCCCCCCCCTCCATGATCAACTGA
- the dmeF gene encoding CDF family Co(II)/Ni(II) efflux transporter DmeF has product MTPEENNAYCHTHDFLGASQARHERRTHLVIALTAVMMVIEVAAGTIFGSMALLADGWHMASHAAALSISALGYLVARRHAADPRFCFGTGKVGDLAGFSSALLLGFIAVFMAYESLLRLVNPVTIAFNQAILVAIIGLAVNLISALMLKEEHHGHGHDHGHDHDHDHHTDHNLKSAYMHVVADALTSVTAIVALSAGKFWGWVWMDPVMGMVGAAVIARWSWGLLRDTGRVLLDMNLSPEPARSMRRALEEEGDEVSDLHLWRLGPGHLGAIVSIVSDQPRPTAVYRDKLAGFKEISHLTVEVHPRD; this is encoded by the coding sequence GTGACCCCGGAAGAAAACAACGCCTACTGCCACACCCACGATTTTCTGGGCGCCTCCCAGGCCCGCCACGAGCGCCGCACCCATCTGGTGATCGCCCTGACCGCGGTGATGATGGTCATCGAGGTGGCCGCCGGGACCATCTTCGGCTCCATGGCGCTGTTGGCCGACGGCTGGCACATGGCCAGCCACGCCGCCGCCCTGTCCATCAGCGCCCTGGGCTACCTGGTGGCCCGGCGACATGCCGCCGACCCCCGCTTCTGCTTCGGCACGGGCAAGGTGGGCGACCTGGCCGGCTTCAGCAGCGCCCTGCTTCTGGGCTTCATCGCGGTGTTCATGGCCTACGAGTCGCTGTTGCGCCTGGTCAACCCGGTGACCATCGCCTTCAACCAGGCCATCCTGGTGGCAATCATCGGCCTGGCGGTCAACCTGATCAGCGCCTTGATGCTCAAGGAGGAGCACCACGGTCACGGTCACGATCATGGGCACGACCACGATCACGACCACCACACCGACCACAACCTCAAGAGCGCCTACATGCACGTGGTGGCCGACGCCCTGACCTCGGTTACGGCCATCGTGGCCCTGAGCGCGGGCAAGTTCTGGGGCTGGGTGTGGATGGACCCGGTTATGGGCATGGTGGGGGCGGCGGTGATCGCCCGCTGGTCCTGGGGCCTGCTGCGCGATACCGGCCGGGTGCTGTTGGACATGAACCTTTCGCCCGAGCCGGCCCGGAGCATGCGCCGCGCCCTGGAAGAAGAGGGCGACGAGGTGAGCGATTTGCACCTGTGGCGCCTGGGGCCGGGCCATCTGGGAGCCATCGTCTCCATCGTGAGCGACCAACCCCGGCCCACGGCGGTCTACCGCGACAAGCTGGCGGGCTTCAAGGAGATATCCCACCTGACGGTGGAGGTGCACCCCCGGGATTAG
- a CDS encoding cysteine hydrolase family protein → MNRALLVIDVQMEYFSGALPVSHPAGSLERILAAMDAAARSGVPVAVIQHQSADPKVPVFTPHGPGWELHPEVAKRPREVLIAKQLPGSFTGTDLGPWLERVGADTVAICGYMTQMCCDTTSRQAFHRGYKVEFLSDATGTLDMANYAGRVSAEELHRAILVTQAARFAQVLATQEWIASLAA, encoded by the coding sequence ATGAACCGAGCCCTCTTGGTAATAGACGTGCAGATGGAGTATTTCAGCGGAGCCTTGCCCGTGAGCCACCCCGCCGGCAGCCTGGAGCGCATCCTGGCGGCCATGGACGCGGCGGCCCGCAGCGGGGTGCCGGTGGCGGTGATCCAACACCAGTCCGCCGACCCCAAGGTTCCGGTGTTCACCCCCCACGGCCCCGGCTGGGAGCTGCACCCCGAGGTGGCCAAGCGGCCCCGCGAGGTGCTCATCGCCAAGCAATTGCCCGGCTCTTTCACGGGCACCGATCTGGGCCCCTGGCTGGAGCGGGTGGGAGCGGACACGGTGGCCATCTGCGGCTACATGACCCAGATGTGTTGCGACACCACCAGCCGCCAGGCCTTTCACCGGGGCTATAAGGTGGAGTTCCTCTCGGACGCCACCGGCACCCTGGACATGGCCAACTACGCGGGGCGGGTAAGCGCCGAGGAGCTGCACCGGGCCATCCTGGTAACCCAGGCGGCCCGCTTCGCCCAGGTGCTGGCCACCCAGGAATGGATCGCTTCCCTGGCCGCCTGA
- the prxU gene encoding thioredoxin-dependent peroxiredoxin (Most members of this family contain a selenocysteine.), translating to MPKEQKVGCARPTGGVVGEAPPDASENKPAPAAQEVKPMVQVGKKAPDFTAPCYYQGKFASVQLSEYLGKWVVLCFYPGDFTFVUATEISAVAEKYPEFQKLGVEVLSVSVDSMFVHKMWEQHELSKMVSAGSIPFPMLSDGGGKVGQVFGVYDADGGVDVRGRFLIDPDGVIQGYEVLAPPVGRNVAETLRQIQAFQLVRQSKGSQATPSGWRPGKAVLNPGEDLVGNVWKEWKVPMAFD from the coding sequence ATGCCCAAGGAACAGAAGGTCGGCTGCGCCCGTCCCACCGGAGGGGTGGTGGGAGAGGCGCCCCCGGACGCAAGCGAAAACAAACCGGCCCCCGCCGCCCAGGAGGTGAAACCCATGGTCCAGGTAGGCAAAAAAGCTCCCGATTTCACGGCACCCTGCTATTACCAAGGCAAGTTCGCCTCGGTGCAGCTCTCCGAATACCTGGGCAAATGGGTGGTGCTGTGCTTCTACCCCGGCGACTTCACCTTTGTCTGAGCCACCGAGATCTCGGCGGTCGCCGAGAAGTATCCCGAGTTCCAGAAGCTGGGGGTGGAGGTGCTCTCCGTGAGCGTGGACTCCATGTTCGTGCACAAGATGTGGGAGCAGCATGAGCTGTCCAAGATGGTCTCCGCCGGGTCCATTCCCTTCCCCATGCTCTCCGACGGCGGGGGCAAGGTGGGCCAGGTCTTCGGGGTCTACGACGCCGACGGCGGCGTGGACGTGCGGGGCCGTTTCCTCATCGACCCCGACGGGGTGATCCAGGGCTACGAGGTGCTGGCCCCGCCGGTGGGGCGCAACGTGGCCGAGACCCTGCGCCAGATCCAGGCCTTCCAGCTGGTGCGCCAGAGCAAGGGCTCCCAGGCCACGCCCAGCGGCTGGCGCCCCGGCAAGGCGGTGCTCAACCCCGGCGAAGACCTGGTGGGCAATGTGTGGAAGGAGTGGAAGGTGCCGATGGCCTTCGACTAG